The Henckelia pumila isolate YLH828 chromosome 2, ASM3356847v2, whole genome shotgun sequence genome includes a window with the following:
- the LOC140880972 gene encoding annexin D5, translating into MASLSVPPVLTSPRDDAMHLYRAFKGFGCDTAAVINILAHRDATQRALIAQEYRTIYSEDINDRLASELSGDVKRAVLLWMPDPAAKDATIVRKALTGDVIDLKAATEVICSRTSPQLQLLKQIYHARFHAHVEHDIEYQATGDLQKLLLAYVSTVRYDGPEVDRARVEHDAKSLFKAGEKKLGTDEKTFIRIFAESSRAHLAAVASAYHSMYGNSLKKAIKSETSGNFEFALLTILQCAENPGKYFAKVLHEAMKGMGTDDSTLIRVIVTRAEMDMLYIKAEYEKKYGKSLNDAVHSETSSHYRTFLLSLLGATRR; encoded by the exons ATGGCGAGTTTGAGTGTGCCTCCGGTGTTGACCTCGCCGCGCGATGATGCTATGCATCTCTACCGAGCTTTTAAGG GTTTCGGATGTGATACTGCAGCTGTCATTAACATTCTTGCACATAGAGATGCTACACAACGCGCCCTTATTGCACAAGAATATAGAACCATATATTCTGAAGATATTAATGACCGTTTGGCTTCAGAACTTAGTGGAGATGTCAAG AGGGCTGTATTATTATGGATGCCTGATCCTGCTGCAAAGGATGCTACCATAGTAAGGAAAGCTTTGACTGGTGATGTCATCGATCTAAAAGCTGCAACCGAAGTAATATGTTCCAGAACTTCACCCCAGTTACAACTCTTAAAACAAATTTACCATGCACGGTTTCATGCTCATGTTGAGCATGATATTGAATATCAAGCAACTGGTGATCTCCAAAAG TTGCTGCTTGCCTACGTTAGTACGGTGCGGTACGATGGTCCTGAGGTGGACAGGGCAAGGGTGGAGCATGATGCCAAGTCCCTCTTTAAAGCTGGGGAGAAGAAACTTGGGACTGACGAGAAAACTTTTATACGCATTTTCGCTGAAAGTAGCCGGGCACATTTGGCCGCCGTTGCCTCTGCTTACCATAGTATGTATGGAAACTCTCTCAAAAAG GCTATAAAAAGTGAAACATCCGGGAACTTTGAGTTTGCACTCTTAACTATTCTACAGTGTGCTGAAAATCCTGGGAAGTACTTCGCGAAG GTGTTGCACGAGGCAATGAAAGGCATGGGAACTGATGATTCTACACTTATTCGAGTAATAGTAACAAGAGCGGAGATGGATATGCTGTACATAAAAGCAGAGTACGAGAAGAAATATGGAAAGTCATTGAATGATGCAGTTCATTCAGAAACATCAAGCCATTACAGGACATTTCTTCTTTCGCTTTTGGGTGCCACTCGCCGCTAG